Genomic window (Phacochoerus africanus isolate WHEZ1 chromosome 1, ROS_Pafr_v1, whole genome shotgun sequence):
gaggagaaggtagacggggagggggagaaggaggaagagaagcagccTAATTTCCTGATCTTACCATTTCCAACCCTACTGAAAATGTCCCCCAAGTCTCAGAACAGTTTTGTGCTTTAATAACCTCAGGTGTATAAATGCAGCAAACTTGCAAAATACATACCTCATTTGGAGGTTGACTTGCCCTTATTCCATGCTTCtttcattttgtgatttttcctaATACATGTTTAGTTGTTGCTGTTGAAGTACCTATGTTTAAAGAGGGCAAACAGCAACGGCTGTGAATTTATTAGGGCCTCAAACTGCACTAAGACTTTGGACTACCCTTTATGATTCCCAGTCTGAGTCCCTGTCCTAAATCCATTCACTTGATGACTGACATTCACCCTCTGAAATGTATGAAATTGTTTCCTTAAAAGTATGTTCTCCTCTCGTCTTGCCATATCCTCAGAACAAAGCTGGCTGAACATTTCTCTGACTCAGTTTCTCACAGTTCTCTCACTTACACATCACTGAAGATGTGATTATTTTCGTGAAAAGTGCAGGGGCGCACAGTTCTCAAACCCTTGtgttatagaaataaatttcagcCCGTGTGATGTCAGCATTACTGAAAATGATTTGGAGCAGTGCTGTGAACACCGAGATGGTCAGATTTTAATAAATCTCCACACATTCATCCAGTTAAAGAAACCTGTCTTGGCTCTAGCTGTTTCCTCCCCTTCACTCTGATGGATGACATCTGGGTTTTTATCTgtgatttcttttgtctttagcagGGTCTCATAGGTTTCCTGGGCTCTGGCAATTTCTTTCTGTGCATCAAAATGGACTTTTTGCCTGGTCAGCAGGGgaacaattaaattaaaatcattaattcGCTTGTTTAGTTTTCTGACGTTTTCTTGAAACTGTTCACAAACCTGGTTCCACTGTTTCTGTTCAGTTGGTGACATGGGACTCCCCAGTTTTTTCCTCGATGCTAAAATTGCCTCTCTGAGTTCCTCAATAGTATCCTTGATTTCCTTTTGCATTAGGATCCATTCCGGTTGATATCCATTATCTATTAATATTCTGTTCAGGTTGTGAGTCATGGGATCAATATATGAACAGCCAGAAAACTTTGTTAGAGGTTTCCCCTTCCCGCTGAGATTGTCAAAGTCTCCTTTGGCCATCGATTCCTGAATGAGATCCTCCACTAAACGCTCTATTGCTTGAGTTATCTTTTGTTGTTTACTGTGTCTTACATCTTTCACAGTTACACTGTCAGTGAAATACTGGCTTTGCAGCTTCTGCTTTTGGTATTCCATCACTTGCTCAGTTGCACGGTCTGCTCTAAATTGCCTATATTGCTTCTCTCGTTGACTTGGCGTCCCAAAACCAATACCTTCAAAACTTAAATAATGCCGGTGTTGGGgtgttttatatttgaatttttcttcttcttcctcgtCCGCTTCAACTTTACTCTGCCTGGCATTTGTTTGTTCAGTCACGTGGGAAAGCACCTTCCTATAAGCTTCTTCGATCCTTATAAACGTTGCAGAATCAGCAGTACTAGAGCCACCGTCTGGATGATATTGCTTGGCAAGTTTACGAAAAGATTCCCTGACATCATCTGCAGAGCATCCTTCATCCAGATTCAGCAGCCTATAATATTCGCTCatcttctttttggatttatAAGTTGACATCATTCTAGTTCTAAGCACACCAAGATATGGACCCATGTTCATTTGATGAGGAATCATTGAAACGTGTATCAGATGAGATCTTAGGATTCGAGCCGTCACTACATACACTGTGTTCATTATTGTGCCCAGATTTCTTCCTAGCAATGATCTATATATAAAACGACAACAAATATTGGGTGAAGAAAGTTGTATTATCAGCTAAATCCATATTTTCAGCCATAAGGATGAATTACGAGTACAATACTTCTTTCTAATGCTGCTGCCAAAATTCCTACagctttatttcatttgttcagcAGAGACATGGAAGTTGATGTCTTGCGTCAACATATTGTGATGAAATCTAGATTCTACTCTGTACTAACCACAGAATTTTAGAGCTGGCAAGTTCTCAGAGATCTAATCCAATCTTCTCATTTTATGAGAAAATGCAGGCCCAGAAGGTTAAGCAACATAAccaagtcacacagcaaggtGTAGGCAAAATAGTTAGGGTTAGGGCACAACAAGCCTCTTGCATATTTGTCCTCAGCAAATTATAAACGTCAGTAGCACCACTATTTCTTTAGTAAGTGCATCATTGTCTTTATTACCCCAAGGAGTCTTCTCATGAGAAGACTTACATGAAACAATCAGAACAAGTGACTGATTCTGTACCTACTCTTGACACTAAATTGCACAGAATCAAGGGTCCAAAAGATTTTAAGCTCTACAGCGTCTTAGGAAGGAGTAGTCTGCTGCAAGCCTGAAAGCCGAGATGAAAGGTGAACTCTCTCAGTATACTgttacctgtttttgttttgttttgttttgttttttaaacgcACAGCATAGTAGAAGAGAAAGTCTTCTATATAGAAAATGGCAATGAAATGCTAGAAGTGACTTAAAAATAGGATTTTGATGTATAAACGCTAAAATTCAGCTCCTGGGGACTCAAATTGGGGTCAACAGCTTTCAGACTTGACTGGGATGGTGGCCGTCGCGGATTGTACTGGTCAATCCCGACACAGTACACGCCGGGTCCCGCCCTCTACTCACCTTCTCAGACCCTGGGAAGGGGCTCTGCGGCGCCCGCCCCCATGCTGAGCATCTGCGCATGCGTGCTAGGGCGGCCCTCCACTCCGCCGCTGGACTAGACCATCTGCCGTTTTACGCTGAGGGAACCCTCAGGGGTACGGAGGGCAATGTGATACCGAATAGAGACAGACGTCCTACCTTACCAGGGGACCCCAGAatctcttttaaaacaaattcttccCAAAAGGACACAAGCGGGACAATTTCGGGACGCTCCGTCCCGCCCCGGGCAGTCGACCCCGCCCTCTCCCACCCCTAGCGGGAGGTGGGTCGGTCGATTtggattctgggaaatgtagttctctAGGCGGACCCCGCCGCGCGCCTGCGCCTTCCGGGAGGGAGGCGGGGCGGTGAAAAGGTCTACATCGCCGGAGGGGAGATGAATAGATTTTATCATAGCGTTTGGTTAGTGTCGAATGGGACCCTTGAAGTGCTAATGGTTCGGAGGGCGCCGGTCCTAGGTAACTTGTTTTGAAGAGGGGATGACAAGTCCTTTTCCCCCGAATAGGACCTGAGCAGCTTTTTCAGGTTTGCAGTCAGGGACACCAGCTCAGAGACGAGGAAATACTACCCGGCCCAGACAGTCTAGGTTAGCTCGGTTGGTTAGAACGTGGTGGTAATAGATAACCCAGGTTAGAAACCTAGTCTTTCGTTAGTTCAGGAACTTAGTGAGCAGGTAAGTCACTTAGCCAGGCATTGGTAGAGAGAGGGTGAGGACGGTCCAAGACAAATTTAAATAAGGTGTTTTCTGGCTTTAAGTTCAGTCACTGTCATGGGGATTTACTATTTCCCCCTCCTGCACAgggtaagtttttaaaataggaaaaagcaagaagaagaaacGGCGGGTCAGACCTGAGCTGAGAACTGCTTTTCTCTGTGTCCgtttatctgtaaagtgagggtACCAGCAAATGGTGAACGTATTTAGCACTCAGtttttgccaggcactgtgctaaatgcctatttatgtaatcttttaaaattcttgcaACAGCCCAATGAGGTAAATGCTattgttttcctcattttactTATGATGAAATAATAATTGTGTAGCACTCACTGAGTTTTTGTGAGATTTACACACTGTACGTAAACCACTTTGCATAGCGCCTGgcacattaaataatattttgtactATGACTACGTTTCTTAAAAGAAGGcagaagtagggagttcctgttgtggcatagcgaaaacgaatccagctagtatccttgaggatgtgggttcgatccctagcctcacgcagtggctgcagtgggttaagaatccggcgttgccgtgagctgtggtgtaggttgcagacacagctcggatctggcattactgtggctctggtgtaggccagcagctgtagctccaattcaacccctggcctgggaacctccatatgcctcaggttcggccctaaagagcaaaaaaaaaaaaaaaaaaaaagtaactgcatGTACTATGTCCCTTTATCCCAAAGTACTCAGTATTTGTTTCCTCAAAACAAGGACATTCTCTTCATCATAGCACTGATAGCAAATTCACGACACTTAACTTAAAGACAGTATTATTTAATgtagaggttttttgtttatttttttgttttgttttttagggctgcacctgcagcatgcggaagttcccagactaggggtcaaattggagctgtagctgccagcctctgccacagccacagcaacccgggattcAAGTTGCATTTGctatctgcaccacagctcacagcaatgccagatcctcaacccactgagcgagggcagggatcgaacctgcaacctcatggttcctagttggattcgttaactactgagccacgacgggaactcctcaatgtacAATTTTTGTATTCCAGTTTTAGCAATTGTCCTAATGATGTCTTTGAGAGCAACCATGGCTTTTTAAGTCAATAGAGCAAATGAGTGATAAACCAAAGCATTTTTGCTCAGTTTAATTATGGGCAGAGTCAAACCACTTGAAAATAtggttcttttccttttaaaagtttgcTGCATACTCTGAAATCAACAGTCCTGTGATTATAAAATGTGATCAAAGGatcaaattcaggagttcccgttgtggcgcagtggttaacgaatctgactaggaaccatgaggttgcgggtttggtccctgcccttgctcagtgggttaacgatccagcgttgccgtgagctgtggtgtaggttgcagacgcggctcggatcccgtgttgctgtggctctggtgtaggctggtggctccagctccgattcaacccctagcctgggaacctccatatgccgagggagcggcccaagaaatagctaaaaagaccaaaaaaaaaaaaaaagatcaaattcaGAGTCAGAACCAAACACATAGGTTGactagcatttttatttattttttgactagctttttttttttttttagggccacacccttggcacatggaggtttccaggcaaggggtcgaatcggagctgtagccactggcctacaccacagccacagcagtgccagatccgagctgcatctgcgacctacaccacagctcgtggcaatgccggatccttaacccactgagtgagaccagggatggaataagtaacctcatggttcatagtcggattcattaccactgtgccatggtgggaactcctttgacTAGCATTTTTAATGTGATCATGCTACCTTGCTTATTTAAActctttggcattttttttttacattgttttttaaaaagttttattgaagtatagttgatttacaatgttgggataatttctgctgtagctcaagactttttatttctatttcctttaaagttactaattttttttctcttctgtttttggctgcatcgaccatggcacatggaagttcccaggcctaatCTAttgcaccaggccaaggatcaaactggcaacaccatggagacaagccagatcattaacccactgtgccgcagctgGAACTCCTCCaaagacttttgtttttgttttttgcttttttttgtttttccaaagacttttaaaaccctgtctcaggaagttcctgttgtggctcagcagggtaagaacctgactagtatccatgaggatgagggtgcaatccctggcctcgctcggtgggaaaaggatctggcattgccacaagctgtggtgtaggttgcagatctggctgagatctggcattgccatggctttggcgtaggcctgCGATTGCAGCTCCCATACGATCCCTAGCTCtggaccttcatatgccacaagtgcagccctaaaaagacacaaaacaaaacaaaacctgtggCAGGGGTTCCCTCGTGGCaccggtgggttaatgatctgacactgtcactgcagaagctCCTTGCTGCTATGGCGCAAGTTCaacccttggcttgggaacttccgcgtgccacgggtgtggccaaaaacaaaacaaaacaaaacctgtttcACTTTCTATTTTAAGGTTAGGTCATGATTAAAATCAACATACTTGAACCTCAGTCTTTATTTTCCACAAAGTCTAATTGTTACCTCAAGTTTGTCATTTGGAGTGTAGTATTATCTTACGCAGAAGGGCTGGTTTTAAGTTGTGTTGGTTTAGATGTGGATGACATTGCTTAGTTTAGGACATCTTTTCATAATTTGTGCACTCAGAATGCAGTCGAGCATTTTGAAACAGATTTCCCCATAaacaagggagaggagagagttgGCACGAATTTAGCACACCGAATTAATCATTAATTGTATTTCTAAGTGGGTAGAAAATagatgtgcaattttaaaaagttcctaaaaaaattattttatagttacATTAAATACTCAGCTACTGCAAGAAGCATGGCTCCTCAAAGGTAACCTCTTCTGTAGTTTTACGCTTTGACTAAATCAAGTGAGcaatctgtgttgttttttttttttctttcttccacttccTGGTACTTTATAACTGCAACAGAGTTGATTTATTTCTGATAAATTGTGGTGCCATAGTAACCAAAATCACACTTTCCTGAAGATTGATTTATGGTACCATGTGCATCCTAAAAGCGTACATTGTTCAATGATAATTGCAAACTGTGTTTTCTGAAGCTACAATTCTCAGAAGCACCATGAATATGCTTTCTTCTCTGGGCAccctctcaattctttttttctttttctttctttctttttttttttttagggctgcattcgtgacatacagaggttcccaggctaggggttgaatcagagctacagctgccggcctacaccgcagccctagcaactcgggattcaagccatgtctgtgacctacaccacagccagatccttaaccactgagcaaggccagggactgaaccagagttttcatgaatactagtcgggttctttaactgctgagccaccgagGGAACGCctcaattcatttttttgttttattgaaatagagttgatgtacagtattatgttagtttcagtaTATCAATTCATTTTTTGCTGTATTTGATCAAGAAAAAGTTTGCTGGAGTTTCTGtcttcgctcagtggttaacaaatctgactagcatccatgaggacgcaggttcgatccctggcattgttctgtgggttaaggctctggtgttgccatgagctgtggtgtgggtcacagacggggcttggatcctgagttgctggggctgtggtgtaggctgacaactacagttccaatttgacccctagcctgggaacctccatatgccaagggtgcagccctaaaaaaaagaaaagaaaaagtttgctgtAGACCGTGTCAGCCTTAAAAGAAAGaaggcgggagttcccgtcgtggcgcagtggttaacgaatccgactaggaaccatgaggtagcgggttcagtccctgcccttgctcagtgggttaaggatccggtgttgccgtgagctgtggtgtaggttgcagatgtggcttgagtcccacgttgctgtggttctggcgtaggctagtggctacagctccgattagacccctagcctgggaacctccatatgccgcaggagcagcccaaagaaatagcaaaaagacaaaaaaaaaaaaagaaggcggTGGATTAACTTCGTCATCATAACAAGACTCAAAATCTAGGGGCCTTGGGAAAAGGTACCCTGGAAAAAAGGAGATTTACACGCATGGGGAtggttttcccttttccttcttcccatttgGGTTAACTAGTTATTGACTCTAAGGTGGTCAGTGAGGCCACACACAGGATTTGTGCAGATTTGCCGACAGAAAACTACCCTCCCCAACCCAGGAAACCAGGTTTCATTTTTGGCATTGAATAGACATGATGATTTAGTGTCATTTAAGCCTGAATTATATGCATTTGACTCGGGGTGATCTCTGGGGCTTTCTGTTCCTTAAAACTATGAATCATGTGCAGACCTCCTGTAATTGCAGGCTGCTAGTGGGGAAAACAAATGCACATCAGCTGCCTGAGAATCAAGATTTGGATTGTTTCCCACCCATATGCCATTTACCAGCATGTTTACCAAAATCACTGCTTTATAGCACAGCTACTTGGTGCTTTTCTTACCCTTCAAAGTTTGTTTCCAGCTCTATTGAAGGATAACGGGCAAAAATTGTGTACATGAGTTGACcgaaaagaaaaagcacaatataagagttgtgagttaagttttattttattttattttgtcttttttctatttcttttggccgctcccgcggcatatggagtttcccaggctaggggtcgaatcggagctgtagccactggcctacgccagagccacagcaacgcaggatccgagccacatctgcaacctacaccacagctcacagcaaagccggatccttaacccactgagcaagggcagggaccgaacctgcaacctcatggttcctcgtcggattcgttaaccactgcgccacgacgggaactcctattttatttttcttaaggttgctcctgtggcacatggaggttcccaggctaggggttgaatctgagcctcagctgaagcctctggatccaagccttttcttggacctacaccacagctcttggcaacccgggatctttaacctgctgagcaaggccaggaatcaaagccacattctcatggatattagttgggctccttactgctgagccacaatgggaacgtcctgAAGTTTTATCTGggacaaaatgaggactatagcccaggagacagtATTTCAGATAGTTCCGATAAACTGCTCTAAAGaggtattggggagttcccatcatggcacagcggaaatgaatccaactaggaaccatgaagtttcgggttcgatccctggcctctctcattgggttagggatcccaagttgtcatgatctgtggtgtagattgcagatatggcttggatccccagttgctgtggctgtggcatagacaggcagctgtagctctgatttgacccttagcctgggaacctccatatgctatgagtgaggccctaaaaagcaaaaaaaaaaaaaaaaagaggtaggggGAACGGTGTCAGTTTTGTGTATGATTTAGTGAAGGGAGTGTGTACAATCAGGCACAGGTTTTAGCAGAGCCTTGccgctagtcatgaggagcagaggTCAACTTTAATGATTTTAGTACTTTTTTAGATATGAGGAGATagaagaattgggctcataaaatcttctgctATCTaggacctgttctgccagtttttcccagagcacagagtgccgcATTACTCATCTGCACTCTGAACTCCTGTCAGGCTACGTtgaaggtcagtggctgcagcagcttgtgacttaatccttgtagaggcagatggcaagtgcctatttttattttttttaattttttaatttaatttaattttttatttttttgctttttaggtccgcaccctcGGTATATGGGACACAGTTTTGCAtgtcttgttattttttgttgaaaaataGACAATTAGATAATATATTATAGCAACTTTGTGTACTGATCCCCTCTCTGAAGGTGGTTGTTGCTATTTGTGTTGCTGTCTATTTGTTTAGCGACTTGGCTGAACTAATTCTGCTAAGTCTGTTTCTCCACAGTGTGTAGCCTCTGATGTTTCTGCTCAGATTTTCccctcttgtttttattttttaatgcagctATTTAGAGGTTGCCCCTTGGGTAGGAAGGAATGAGACAACTGATTGGGCAAAGGTTATGCATAAGCCGTCTTAgccacttagattttttttttccctttgtctttgtgtgtgtgtgtctgtgtgtctgtgtgtctgtgtgtgtctgtgtgtctgtgtgtttgccattttcttgggctgctccctcggcatatggaggttcccaggctaggggttgaatcagagctgtagccgctggcctacaccacagccatagcaactcgggatccaagccatgtctgcgacctacaccacagctcatggcaatgccgggtccttaacccattgagtgaggccagagatcgaacctgagtccttgtggatcctagtctggttcgttaaccactgagccacgacgggaactcaccaGTTAGATTTTTGCCCTTTGCTATTATGTGTGTTTGAGGCTATCACAGTTCAGGGAATATATGTTTTTGCCTCATGTCCAGCCAGGGAATAGTAACTTGGAGGTTCCCTCTCTGATCATTCCTGAGAGGGAACAGCCTGGGGCTTGCACACAGTGTTTAGACCACCAGGGATGAGTGTGGTATTTTTGCCTGGCTTCTTAGAAGTTGATTCTGGGTCAGTGTAGCTTATTGGTGAAGCAGCTTTGGTCAGAAATTGTGTTTTAGCTCCTTGTGTCTGTGAGGTTTCTGCCAAGTAtgggtggttcttttttttttttctttttagggccgcacctgcggcatatggaggttcccaggctggggttgaatcgaagctgcatgtgccagcctacaccacagccataacaacactggatctgagccacatctgtgacctgcaccacagctcagggcagtgccagacccttaacccactgagtgaagccaggaatcaaacccgaattgtcatgggtactagtcgggttcttaacccactgaaccacagtgggaactcccaaggagggCTCTTCTTGACTGTCTCTTTCCCTGGTTAGCTCCATGCTTTGCCATTCTGAAGTCCTGTCCTGACAGGTACATTCAGGTGAAGCAGAGCGTTGTGGTTAAGTGTACGTGCTTTGGATCTCTagtgcctgagttcaaatctcagATGTGACACTCTGGCTGTTCTTGGACAAGTGACTTAActcctctgtgtctcagtttctgcatttataaaaagggagtgatggagttcctgttatgaagCAGTGGATTAACAGTCCGactgcagcagcacaggtcacTAGAGGCAcaaattagatccctggcccagtggagTGCATTGAAAAGGATCcaggaggcgttcccgtcgtggcgcagtgattaacaaatccgacgaggaaccatgaggttgcgggttcaatccctggcctcgctcagtgggttaaggatccgacgttgccgtgagctgtggtgtaggttgcagacatggctcggatcctgcgttgctgtggttctggtgtaggctggtggctacagctctgattcgacccctagcctgggaacttccatatgctgcggggggcagcccaagaaatggcaaaaagacaaaaaaaggcaaaaaaaaaaaaaaagatccaggagttcctgctgtgtctcagtgggttaagaacctgactagtatccataaggatgagggttcagtcactgccctcgttcagtgggttaaggatctggtgttgcctgcaagctgcagcagaggtcacacatgtagcttggatctggtgttgctgtggctgtggtgtaggcctcagctacagctccctttcgacccctagcctgggaacttccttatgctgtgggcgtggcccaaaaaagacaaaaagaaaagaaaatactagagTTAATAAAGGGGCTGTAAGTGTTAATAAATGAACTCAGCAAAATTGCAGGATAAAaggtcaaaatacaaaaataaattgtatttctataaactcaCATTGAACAAgctgaaaaggaaatttattttttattttattttttgtctttttgactttttctaggtctgcacccgcagcatatggaggttcccaggctaggggtcaaatcagagctacagctgccggcctacaccagagccacagcaatgccagattcaagcagaatctgtgacctacacagcagctcacggcaacgctggatccttaacgcactgagctaggccagggatcgaacctgaaacctcatggttcctagttggattcgtttctactgcgccacagtgggaattccaacagttccatttaaaatagcatcaaaaaggagttcctgtcatgacgcagcagaaaataatccaactaggaaccatgaggttgagggttcaatccccagcctactcagtgggttaaggatccggcattgccctgagctgtggtgtaggtcgcagatgcggctcggatctggcgttcctgtggctctggtgtatgccggtggctacaggtcccgttagacccctggcctgggaacctctatgagccacgggttcagccctaaaaagcaaaaaaaataaaataaaataaaatagcatcaaaaagaaaaccatttaggAATAAACATTACCAAGGAGGTACAAGaccctaaaaattataaaatcttactgaagaaaaattaaaggaagacccaagtaaatggaaagatgtcAGGTGTTCATTGATTGGAAGACAATGCTGTTT
Coding sequences:
- the DNAJC28 gene encoding dnaJ homolog subfamily C member 28 encodes the protein MNTVYVVTARILRSHLIHVSMIPHQMNMGPYLGVLRTRMMSTYKSKKKMSEYYRLLNLDEGCSADDVRESFRKLAKQYHPDGGSSTADSATFIRIEEAYRKVLSHVTEQTNARQSKVEADEEEEEKFKYKTPQHRHYLSFEGIGFGTPSQREKQYRQFRADRATEQVMEYQKQKLQSQYFTDSVTVKDVRHSKQQKITQAIERLVEDLIQESMAKGDFDNLSGKGKPLTKFSGCSYIDPMTHNLNRILIDNGYQPEWILMQKEIKDTIEELREAILASRKKLGSPMSPTEQKQWNQVCEQFQENVRKLNKRINDFNLIVPLLTRQKVHFDAQKEIARAQETYETLLKTKEITDKNPDVIHQSEGEETARAKTGFFNWMNVWRFIKI